GAGGCTGCCAAGAAGAAGCTGCACGAGCACCTGGCCCGGCTGGATCGGGAGCTCGGCTCGCGGCCCTGGTTCGGCGGTGAGGTCTTCTCGCTGGCCGACGCCGCGCTCGTTGCGCCGCTGGCCGCCTCGCTGCCGCTGCTGGGCATCCTGCCCGATCCCAAATACGCGAACCTGGCCGCCTGGGCGCGCAAGGTCTCGGAACGGCCCTCCGTCCTCGAATCGGCTCCCAAAGAGCCGTTGCGTATCAAGAAGGATTGATCGGGAAAGTTCTCGCCTCCTATCGCAGGGCCTTTTCCGGCCTGCCCAAGCCCGTCTGGATCCTTGCTTTCGTCGCCTTCGTGAACCGGAGCGGCACCATGGTGGTGCCGTTCCTGGTTCTTTACCTGACGGAGGCGCGCGGCTATTCGGCCACCGCGGCCGGCAGAATGTTGGCCTTGTACGGCCTCGGCGCGATCCTCGGGACCTACCTGGGAGGATGGCTCTCGGACAAGGTGGGGACGCGGCGGGTCCTGCTCTCCAGCCTGTGGTCCGGCGCCGGCGCCTTTCTCCTGCTCGGCTTTCTGCGGGAGCGCTGGGCGATCGCCTGCGCGGCCTTCTTCCTCAGTCTTGTTTCGGAAGCCTTCCGTCCGGCGCTCGCCACGGCGACGGCGGAAGCCTCGCCGCCCGGTGAGCGTGGGCGCGCCTTCGCGCTGAACCGCCTGGCGGTCAACATCGGAATGAGCTTCGGGCCCGCCGCCGGCGGCTTCCTCGCCCAGATCAATTACTTCTGGCTGTTCATCGCCGATGCCGCCACATCGTTTCTGGCCGGCTGGGTGCTGCTGCGGTCGTTCCGCAAGCTGCCGGTGCGCCCGGCGCCGCATGAAACCAAGACCGTGCCGGGCGGCTCTCCCTGGTCGGACGGTCCCTTCGTGGCGCTCATTTGCCTGATGACGCTCTACGGGCTGGTCTTCTTCCAGCTCCTCGGAGCCTACCCGCTGACGCTGCGGGGTCAATTCGGTCTGTCGGAAAGCTGGATCGGAATCAGCCTCGCGGTGAACACGGTCTGCATCACCTGCTTCGAGATGCTGCTGGTGCACTCCCTGCGGCGGCGCGATCCCTACAAGGTCATCGGATTAGGGTCGTTCCTGCTTTGCCTTGGCTTCGCGCTGCTCCCGTTCGGCACGGGACGCGCCTACGTGATCTTCACCGTGCTGATCTGGACCCTTGGCGAGATGTTGTCGCTGTCGATCGTCTCCGGCGTGGTGGCGGAGCGCGCCGGAAACTCGAACCAGGGCCGCTTCATGGGTGCTTTCGCCCTGAGCTTCGCCGTCGCCTTCGTCGCCGCCCCGCTGCTCGGCACCTGGGCTTACCAGAATTACGGCCCGCAAATTCTCTGGCCCGCCTGCGGAGTGCTGGGCATCGCCCTCTGGATCGGCTTCAACCT
This genomic window from Candidatus Polarisedimenticolia bacterium contains:
- a CDS encoding MFS transporter, translated to MIGKVLASYRRAFSGLPKPVWILAFVAFVNRSGTMVVPFLVLYLTEARGYSATAAGRMLALYGLGAILGTYLGGWLSDKVGTRRVLLSSLWSGAGAFLLLGFLRERWAIACAAFFLSLVSEAFRPALATATAEASPPGERGRAFALNRLAVNIGMSFGPAAGGFLAQINYFWLFIADAATSFLAGWVLLRSFRKLPVRPAPHETKTVPGGSPWSDGPFVALICLMTLYGLVFFQLLGAYPLTLRGQFGLSESWIGISLAVNTVCITCFEMLLVHSLRRRDPYKVIGLGSFLLCLGFALLPFGTGRAYVIFTVLIWTLGEMLSLSIVSGVVAERAGNSNQGRFMGAFALSFAVAFVAAPLLGTWAYQNYGPQILWPACGVLGIALWIGFNLLSRVAARQSLPLASHPNPEQTSPSNAV